The following proteins come from a genomic window of Terribacillus aidingensis:
- the hmpA gene encoding NO-inducible flavohemoprotein has protein sequence MLSKETIDIIKSTVPVLEEHGTQITTVFYEELFKAHPELLNIFNHVNQARGKQQTALANAVYAAAVHIDKLEAILPTVVQISHKHVSLGVKPEHYPVVGEYLLKAIKMVLGDAATPEILKAWEEAYGVIADAFIGVEANMYEENEKKEGGWASFKDFVVEKKVKESNVITSFYLKPADSERVPDFEPGQYISVRVSIPGEKYMMIRQYSLSKTPSSDTFRISVKKEDDNNPDGKVSVYLHEQVKEGDKLEISAPAGVFTLDKNADRPIAFIAGGVGITPIMSMLETLAAEDSKHEVVFLQAARTPEFAAFTKQIQSIQEKMPNLTYQTYYEDKRIDETVLKDMVKTDSDVYVCGPAGFMEFIISTLYHFGISEEQIHFEFFGPAADLEKAQ, from the coding sequence ATGTTATCAAAAGAAACTATCGACATCATCAAAAGCACGGTACCTGTGCTAGAAGAACACGGTACTCAAATTACTACTGTCTTTTATGAAGAATTGTTTAAAGCACACCCTGAACTTCTGAACATTTTCAATCATGTAAATCAGGCAAGAGGCAAACAGCAAACAGCTCTCGCTAATGCTGTCTATGCAGCTGCAGTACATATCGATAAGCTGGAAGCCATATTGCCGACAGTCGTACAGATTTCTCACAAGCATGTCAGCTTAGGTGTAAAACCTGAACATTACCCCGTTGTAGGCGAATACTTGCTTAAAGCAATCAAAATGGTTCTTGGAGATGCTGCGACACCTGAAATTTTGAAAGCATGGGAAGAAGCATATGGCGTCATCGCTGATGCCTTCATTGGTGTTGAAGCGAATATGTATGAAGAGAATGAAAAGAAAGAAGGCGGCTGGGCATCCTTTAAAGACTTTGTCGTCGAAAAGAAAGTCAAAGAAAGTAATGTTATCACGTCATTCTACTTGAAACCTGCTGATTCGGAACGTGTGCCTGATTTCGAACCAGGTCAGTATATTTCCGTCCGTGTATCCATACCTGGGGAAAAATACATGATGATTCGTCAGTACAGTTTATCTAAGACGCCTTCATCGGATACGTTCCGTATTTCCGTGAAGAAAGAAGACGATAATAATCCCGATGGCAAGGTTTCTGTCTACTTACATGAACAAGTAAAAGAAGGAGACAAACTCGAGATAAGTGCACCAGCTGGTGTCTTCACACTTGATAAAAATGCGGATAGACCGATTGCTTTCATCGCAGGTGGTGTTGGAATTACGCCAATCATGAGTATGTTAGAGACTCTAGCAGCAGAAGATTCCAAGCACGAAGTCGTTTTTCTGCAAGCTGCCCGAACTCCAGAGTTTGCTGCTTTCACTAAGCAGATCCAAAGCATTCAAGAAAAAATGCCTAATTTAACGTATCAGACATATTATGAAGATAAAAGAATCGATGAAACTGTCCTCAAGGATATGGTGAAGACAGACAGCGATGTGTATGTTTGTGGTCCAGCTGGTTTCATGGAATTCATTATCTCTACCTTATACCACTTTGGCATCAGTGAAGAACAAATCCATTTTGAGTTCTTCGGCCCTGCCGCTGATCTGGAAAAGGCTCAATAA
- a CDS encoding Rrf2 family transcriptional regulator, producing MRLTMYTDFSLRVLLYLGTKEKDKLSTIQEIATAYNISKNHLMKVAHEMRQAGYIEAVRGRSGGIRLAHDPKEINIGAVVRRMEDDFYLVECFNRDNNTCPIASVCGLRGILGKALHAYLQVLDAYTLQDLLENEADLRMLLR from the coding sequence ATGCGATTGACGATGTATACCGATTTTTCCCTAAGAGTCCTTCTTTATTTGGGAACAAAAGAAAAAGACAAGCTGTCGACGATTCAAGAGATTGCGACAGCATATAATATATCCAAAAATCATTTGATGAAAGTAGCACACGAAATGCGACAAGCCGGCTATATTGAAGCGGTGAGGGGACGTTCGGGCGGTATCAGACTGGCGCATGATCCAAAAGAAATCAATATCGGAGCGGTTGTGCGTAGAATGGAAGATGATTTTTATTTGGTGGAATGCTTCAATAGGGATAACAATACATGTCCGATTGCTTCTGTATGTGGTTTGAGGGGAATTTTGGGTAAGGCACTGCATGCGTATCTGCAGGTGCTTGATGCGTACACCTTGCAGGATCTATTAGAAAACGAAGCAGATTTACGGATGCTGCTTCGATAA
- a CDS encoding MerR family transcriptional regulator — protein MTDGTTYTIGEMVTKGQVSIRTLRYYDQIDLLKPTTHTEGGHRLYCDEDLSRLYSIQSMKSIGLSLKEIKDILNSGHLRGHEVHRSLQFQRKMLTAKKQTIEDMIADIDHMLRITEADQEIDINIFCSMLHYITAKESIKEWQQAEKLTAETDGNETLEKEWNTILSSLKKVIQTETSPTAPQVQHSVGKLLDLMERTAGDRKTIPLPQAAPPIITPFSEKDQLYLKEAIKIYKENKK, from the coding sequence ATGACAGATGGAACAACATATACAATTGGTGAAATGGTAACCAAAGGTCAAGTCAGCATTCGCACACTTCGCTATTATGATCAGATCGATCTCTTAAAACCAACAACCCACACAGAAGGCGGTCACCGCTTATATTGCGATGAAGATTTGAGTCGGTTATATTCCATTCAATCTATGAAAAGTATCGGACTCTCTTTAAAAGAAATCAAAGACATTTTAAATTCCGGCCACTTGCGGGGACATGAAGTTCATCGTTCGCTGCAATTTCAGCGTAAAATGCTTACGGCAAAAAAACAGACAATCGAAGATATGATAGCGGATATTGACCATATGCTCCGCATTACGGAAGCTGATCAAGAAATCGATATTAATATTTTTTGTTCCATGCTTCATTACATTACTGCCAAAGAATCCATTAAGGAATGGCAGCAAGCAGAGAAGCTGACGGCAGAAACAGACGGTAATGAAACCTTGGAAAAGGAATGGAACACCATTTTGTCCAGCCTGAAAAAAGTGATACAAACGGAAACTTCCCCAACAGCACCTCAGGTACAGCACTCTGTCGGTAAGCTGCTGGATTTGATGGAACGGACTGCTGGAGATAGAAAGACAATTCCACTGCCTCAAGCAGCACCTCCGATCATTACTCCTTTTTCCGAGAAAGATCAGCTATATCTTAAAGAAGCCATCAAGATTTATAAAGAAAACAAAAAGTAA
- a CDS encoding DUF4870 domain-containing protein: protein MPLKQKILASMMHLLSLFLTFFLPLIVLLFVQKRSSYFSHHAKEGLNLHFTFFPVFLLLRIIAINWPPASVVSMLLIGLETVLILWAAYCTLMNRPFSYPVIRFFKVKGETPYAF, encoded by the coding sequence ATGCCATTGAAACAAAAAATCCTTGCAAGTATGATGCATCTGTTATCCTTATTCCTTACTTTCTTCCTGCCGCTCATTGTATTGCTCTTTGTTCAAAAACGGAGCAGCTACTTCAGTCATCATGCAAAGGAGGGCTTGAATTTGCATTTCACCTTTTTTCCGGTCTTTCTTTTACTCCGAATAATTGCAATAAACTGGCCTCCCGCTAGTGTGGTATCCATGCTGTTAATCGGATTGGAGACAGTACTTATCTTGTGGGCTGCATATTGTACCTTAATGAATAGACCCTTCTCCTATCCTGTGATTCGATTTTTCAAAGTCAAAGGAGAAACACCCTATGCTTTCTGA
- a CDS encoding cupin domain-containing protein, whose translation MGKENEYMDYTKGNVQYFSDVNKNRLFTRNSRNYINRLGRDVLNTLGNVSLLDIYLSKGKTVEPHYHQNAAELVYCISGSAQVSLINPFTNKVENIRITRGQVANVPQGWWHWETAAEDQTHLLAIFDAPYPEYIFGSDILARTPAEVLAKTYCLDKTKLQETLRPLNNQTIIIGPPDECSQRLEQEENLDEEHSNSSDYYMDGYQYYRFK comes from the coding sequence ATGGGGAAAGAAAATGAGTACATGGACTATACGAAGGGCAATGTCCAGTATTTTAGCGATGTGAATAAAAACCGGCTATTCACTAGGAATAGCCGGAACTATATCAACCGGCTGGGCCGGGATGTATTGAATACATTGGGAAATGTCTCCCTTCTTGATATCTATTTAAGCAAAGGGAAAACAGTCGAACCTCATTATCATCAAAACGCTGCAGAACTTGTTTATTGTATAAGCGGGTCAGCTCAAGTCTCCCTGATTAATCCATTCACAAACAAAGTCGAAAACATCCGCATCACCCGGGGCCAAGTCGCGAATGTCCCGCAAGGCTGGTGGCACTGGGAAACAGCAGCAGAAGATCAAACGCATCTGCTGGCAATTTTCGACGCACCATACCCTGAATATATTTTCGGCTCGGATATCCTGGCGAGGACACCGGCAGAAGTACTCGCTAAAACCTATTGCTTGGATAAAACAAAACTTCAGGAAACATTGCGCCCGCTCAACAACCAGACCATCATCATCGGCCCGCCAGACGAATGCAGCCAAAGGCTGGAGCAGGAAGAAAATCTTGATGAAGAACACTCAAATTCATCAGATTACTATATGGACGGGTATCAATATTATCGTTTTAAATAA